ACAGGACACCGTCGCGCCACCGCCCGTCCCGGAAGCGCCCCGCCCGCCTGACGCCCTCGCGCACGAAGCCGACCCTCTCCAGGGCGCGCTGCTCGGCGATGTTGTCCTTCTCCGTGCCGGCCTCCAGCCGGTGAACCGGATGGTTCGAGAACAGGTAGTCGACCAGCTGGCGCTGGGCATCCGTCCCGTAGCCCCTGCCCCGATGGTCGGGCAACAGGGCGATGCCGATCTCACAGGAGCCGAAGCGACCGGCCCGCCAGTTCACCAGGCCGATGCATGTGCGGTCCTCGAGGGCGACGCTCAGAAAGCCCTCCTCGCCCATCAGCCCGTCGCGGGACCAACGCCGTTCGAGCTCCTTCCACCGGTCGAC
The window above is part of the Acidimicrobiales bacterium genome. Proteins encoded here:
- a CDS encoding GNAT family protein, with translation VDRWKELERRWSRDGLMGEEGFLSVALEDRTCIGLVNWRAGRFGSCEIGIALLPDHRGRGYGTDAQRQLVDYLFSNHPVHRLEAGTEKDNIAEQRALERVGFVREGVRRAGRFRDGRWRDGVLYGLLRDDPR